CCAGGTGCGTCACATTCTTGAAGAAGATTATGTTTAATTTAGGTGCAAAATGTTCTGTAAATTGTATGCAAAATTCCCATTTGGTCTCATTTGTGTTGGGGGAAAAAGGAATTTAGGAGTGATCTTTGACCTGCTTGTAGTAGAATATGGCAGGTTCTTAGACTGTTCTGCCTTGTAAACCAATAACCTTCATCTGCTTGTTAGCTGAGATATTAGCTTGAGCAGTTAAACGGCTTGggttattttcttcatcatcaataaTAACAGTTATCTTTTTTCACTTTGCTGTTGCTAAAATCCTATCACTTTGAAATGCAACAAACACCTGCAAAAATTGTTAGCAAGTAAAAGAAACTCTAAAAACTAGGAGAAAAAGGAAAGTGAGACATAAATTTTTATGTAATCGTCACAGGTTAGCCATTGAACAATAAAAGCATGCATTCATTGCCTTGTTCAACTAGTACATTGTTCACTTGACTTTCTAACCCACACATCAATCTCAATCAAATGTAACTTCATCATCTTGAAACTGCTCTTGTTTTTCCTTCTCAGGAAACGTTGTCCTTATCTCTCTTTCCGATCCTAAAACTACTGTCATTTTTCCTTCTTAGGAGGAAACTATGTCATCTCTCTTTCCGATCCGTGATCCTTCGGTTTCAGGGAGTTAATAGGAAGATAAAAAAGCAGCAGCCACAGGCCCGTAGCATATATCACAAGAAACATACGCGGCTGCATAGCATTAGCTCAAGTCCTGCCTTGATCAACCTTTTTATATACCACGCTCATAGCCGAACTTGAATATCCCTCAACTGACGAATGCACCAAATAGGAGACATACGGTCATATCTTTTGAGTTGTGCGCACTGTTTTCTACAGCAAGTTGTTTATGAAATCTAAATACAAAATCCACAGTAAAATCTATAGCTTGTAAAAAACGGAAATGGGAAATGGTAATAAGCAACGCGATCTATGAATAGGTGCCTCTCAGATCAGATGGCAAAGTCATACTTGTACCTTAATTCGAAATTCGCGCAGACTCTACAGACCAAAAGTGTAAGTTGAGCAAACTCTTGATATGCCGGAGAACTTTAGCACCTGATCATAGGAGTGCCACACGGTTCCGGTCGCCCCTAAGGGATTACAGAGCATAGACAGTGGCTTAGCTTATGCCTACAGAAGTTAAGATTAGACCTTGAGAATGAGATGAAGTCATGAAACGCTCTAATTAAGAAGTCAGCAgtgaaattaattaattaattaatcgttctgcgagttataaccccaaaggtgtcaccatccttccacaaaaaactcattaaaacaaaagtaacacaaaaaccccatcaaaacaaaattaacacaaaaaccccaaatttaaatgttggtttcatcaaatttaattttgttttcatcaaattttatgatgaaaccaacatttaaatttgggatttttacatcaatttttaaaaatttggggtttttatatcaattttgtttacgatggagttttaatggatcccaatatTTGAATGGGGTTtctgtaccacaagtttggtcaccttgagtttttatgactagttttgttaattaattaattaattaagggGAACACAAGATTAGCTCTACAAGCTATCGTCCACCACAAAAGTAAACCCACATTGACGCCACAAAATCCGACACGTGAATTACACGTGACATGTCAAAACTTGTACTAATTTATCACCTTGTTTGACTGGTAGTGGTGGGGGGTGTGAAATGTGTGAACCTATGTTGCACGGACACTCCAAGAAAGATGTCATAACCGTGTCGGGCATGTGAACGGACACAACACGGTTACGACACTTCGCGACACACGATGGACATGCCATATCATGTGTCCCGTAAAAATTGATATTTGACACTTTGCGAATACCAGTTGGACACTTCTGAACACGTCATAAATGATTTATTttcgtttgaaaaatcaaaataaactaaatgtgacgctaatttattcttgttttagtCAAATCCAAACATTATTCATGAAAGTTGTTACCATTATTACATTATTATTAGCATTATATAAATAGtaatcaaatatttttaaaatgagATTAATTATTTTGTTGTGTAAATTGTAGTAATATTTGATTTTAGTGATGTGAGTAATATATATATAACGTGTCCCCgcaatctgtttttttttttagatttgacGTGTCCGCGTAACCGTGTCGTGTCGTAACTGTGCTCCGTATCCGTGTCCGTGCAACATAGGTGTGAACTGAATCAAAGAAGAAGCagatagttgttgttgttgttttgtgaAAACCAGAGAAGTACAAAAGAGTGTTTTTCGAGTGTAAATATATTATACTATTTATCTCGTATGGGTCCCACATCCAGCTGTGTCTGAAACTGTAAACTGTCCCCACAACCACACTAACTAGTAAGTGTAGAAGCTCTCATTCATGGCGTCTCTCACTCTTTCTTCTTCACTCACTcatttctccaccaccaccaccacaactttTTCCACCTCCgcatcttcttctcttttctcccCCGTCTTTTCTCTTCAACTCTCTCCGCTAAGATTTTTCTCCTAATATCTCCCTCCTTTTAAACTTTTTTCGATTCATTTAGGAAGAGAAGAATTGGGTACAGAGATGAGAGAGAGACTACCACTAAATCGGAATAATGCTCTACTGAAGCTCTTTCTCTTGTCTCTCTGTGAGTATATTCTTCCCTACTTTCTTGATTTCTGTAAtttggtttttgttttattttgtttttttagggAACATGATTTTTCTATAATTGTTCTATTGCAATTAAATTTGTCAGTTAGTAGATACAACTATTAGGTTATGCTAGTGATGGTTTTAGGGGAGTGGGTTTCATTGTTGTTAATTTCTATTTATGGtatttatataggtttttttttttttttttttagtgatcTGTTCAATTTGGAGAAATTAGTTTTGGGACTTGTTTACTTCTGCCTTGTTTGATTTCTAGTAAGGTTGAGCTTGAGCATACTCGGGTTTACTGTTTCGCATCTTCACTTTGCTGTCGAATGATGTTTGAGGTCTGAGGAAGTGTTAGATTAGGTTTATGTTTGGGTTTGTTTTTCATTCTCTGATTGTTCGTTTTAACCGTCTTATATCATGCACTCTGAATTTGAGCTATTGAATGGATTGTGGTATTTGAGAAAGGCCCTTAACTCTTCGATTTGTGCTTGTTCGAAACTTATATTTGATCTTATGTATAAGTTTACATGTCCAATTAATAGAACTTGTCTAGCAAGTGAAGGAGAGATATTTCCATCAAGAATGCGTGAGTTGTGGCAGGATGTCGTGGTTTTGTTATAGCACGTGAAGTAATGGTTATTTGCTGTTGCTTACCACCTACCAGCGTTTATGAACTAGTTTGCATAAGTGTGTAGCCATCATCTTTACAATGTATAGGTGTTTCCAGAGTGTTTGGTTATTTTTAAGTATAAACGTCAATGGTCGGGTAACTAGTTTCTAATAGATGGTCTGTATTGCCATTTCATATACTTTTATTAGTACATGAGCTCGTTAATCCTGTGCAATTATCTATGATTATCTTTATACTATTTCTTAATATTACCAAGGCAAAAGTATATTCTAGTAATTATCATCTTTACTGATGGTCGTGTTTTTTGTGCACAGGGTTATATACTTCAAATTGCACCCTTGTGGAATATCCGCAAGATTCCAACTCAACGCAAAAGAAAGGTGATGATTTTTTACCTGTGGAACCCCCTAGCGAGGAACCTCAACCCTTTCTCCCATTTTTAGCACCTTCTCCACTGGCACCTTTCACAAACCAAAGTGTACCACACTTATCAGGTGAGATATTCATTGAGATTACTTTGCATACGGTGAACGAAACTGATTTAATAGTCACATTTGTCCGTCTCTGACATGAAATCCTCTCGCTTACAGGACATTGTACCTTAAATTTTTCCGTTGCTGAAAGTATGCTGAGCATGACCGCAATTGATTGCTGGGATTTCTTTGCTCCATTTCTGGCCAATGTAATATGTTGTCCACAGTTGGATGCGACTCTTGCTGTTCTTGTTGGGCAGTCCAGTAAGGATACTAAAATGCTTGCTTTGAATGTGACTCACGCAAAGCACTGCCTCTCAGATGTTGATCGGATTCTAGTGGGTCAAGGTGCCAGCAGGGATCTCCGAAAGGTATGCTCAGTTCGTCCTTCAAACCTCACTGAAGCCTCTTGCCCAGTCAAAACAGTTAGCGATTTTGAGAACACCGTTGATTCGTCTGAGCTTCTTCTTGCCTGTGAGAAACTTGATCCTGTGAACGAGTGTTGCACCCAAACTTGTGAGAATGCAATATCAGAAGCTGCACGAAGTATTGCTCTGAAAGGTTATGGTCTATCTGACGTGTCTCATGTCGTCCCTGAGAACTCCTCCAGAATTGATGATTGTAAAATCATTGTCCGCCGGTGGCTGACAAGTAAACTTGATCCTTCTGCTGCTAAGAAAGTTCTGAGAGGACTTTCTAACTGCAACGTGAATAAAGGTGAGTTTGCAAATAAAGTCATTCTTAGAGTATGTTTCAAATGATTAGTGCTTTGAGATAAGGGATTCATTGGATGTTGTTGAGGATAATCAAAGGGAAAGATATTTACAACTGGTTTCTTTGTTGGATTCCAAGCCTGAAATCGTCTTCCTCTTTAGTTTGTCCAGTTGCTTTCTTTTGATTATTGGAAATGAAGGTAGTAACGAATAGGGCCTGATCTTAGATCTAGAATAAACATGGACAAAACAAAGCTTGCATGTTGCTTTGTTATTGGATATCTGATCTCGGTTTATGAGCAGGACTAAATGGTGCTTTGCTTTGTTGTCAATGTTACCCATCTATATAAATCCCTAGTTTAGCTTGAATCTGTCACTCTCCTATAATTGGCTcccttcatatatatatatatagctcgAAGAAGATTTTCTTCCATGTGCTAAAATTTTGATCCATTTCACAACCTACTGACAAAATCCTAAGACCCTGTACTGTTCGAATCtaagtttgtattttttttttttaaaaattaagCGAAGTTTATTTTATTTGCATCTATCAAACTTTACAGCTATTATTATATGCATTTACCTGATATCTGCTTCTTAAGAGTTTGCCAAAATGCGTAATGATTGTTTAGTATATCGAAAAACTTTTTGAATATGCATGTGGTGCTGTGTGCTGGTAAGCATGTCTTCATGTATCCATTGCAGAGCTGTGTTTACGTCTTATTTCATTCTAAGTCATCTGAGTTACACCATGAGTTTGATCCTCTAAAGCTTAAATAACTAAGTTGCATTATTTTCTGCTTCAGCCTGTCCACTGGTTTTTCCTAATACCAAAGGTGTTGCCAAGCATTGTGGAGATGAAATCAGCAACCAGACTGCTTGCTGCAATGCCATGGAGAGTTACGTGACTCATTTGCAAAAGCAAAGTTTCATAACTAATTTGCAAGCATTGGACTGTGCTGCTTTACTTGGCGTGAAATTACATAAATCTAATATTACTAGAAACATCTATGGGCTTTGCCATATAACCCTCAAAGATTTCTCTCTCCAAGGTTTGTTTTGTTTCTATATGCTTCACCATCAGCCTAATATGTAATTTCATGTTTCATATGTTTTTATGAGGATTGTATATCTTGCTTAatgatttcttctttgttttggCATGGTTTGCGCCCATTGGTATTTTCAATATGGCATGCCAGTTGGAACACAAGGTATTTTGATACTTTCTGTGTAATGAAATTTGTAGTTAGCTTTGTAGTATCCATTGTGTGGAAGATGTTTGCTAATTTTGTTATGCTTTACTTGTGTTGGTTTTGTGTGATAGAATCTGGTTGCCTTCTGCCGAGCTTGCCTTCAGATGCAACATTTGACAAATCTTCAGGGATTAGTTTTCTTTGTGACCTGAATGACAATATTGCTGCTCCTTGGCCCTCTACAACTCAATTACCTTCTTCATCCTGCAATAAGAGTAAGTTCTTCAGTTTGGTTTCTCTTCTCTTTAAAATGACAATGTAATAAATGGCGCAGTTGAATGAGGCTTTAATCTGTGATGCATATGCATATTTTAACTACCAccattttgattttttcttggaTTGATTTTTTTCCTAAACCTGACTTTGTTATTTTGATGCAGCAGTCAAGATTCCTGCACTTCCAGCTGCAACATCTGGACAGAGTGGTATGAGACTAACAACAGATCATAACAGATCTGTGCATATATGTATTATACtttatttagttttgttttactttttcttatttgattgctgatatattctctgtatatttGTATTCACATTTGTAAGAGACTAGTTGAGGTTGATTGTAACAGGgaggaaagaaaaatattatgggaGGAAGGTTTTC
Above is a genomic segment from Papaver somniferum cultivar HN1 chromosome 10, ASM357369v1, whole genome shotgun sequence containing:
- the LOC113319438 gene encoding uncharacterized GPI-anchored protein At1g61900-like isoform X2: MRERLPLNRNNALLKLFLLSLWLYTSNCTLVEYPQDSNSTQKKGDDFLPVEPPSEEPQPFLPFLAPSPLAPFTNQSVPHLSGHCTLNFSVAESMLSMTAIDCWDFFAPFLANVICCPQLDATLAVLVGQSSKDTKMLALNVTHAKHCLSDVDRILVGQGASRDLRKVCSVRPSNLTEASCPVKTVSDFENTVDSSELLLACEKLDPVNECCTQTCENAISEAARSIALKGYGLSDVSHVVPENSSRIDDCKIIVRRWLTSKLDPSAAKKVLRGLSNCNVNKACPLVFPNTKGVAKHCGDEISNQTACCNAMESYVTHLQKQSFITNLQALDCAALLGVKLHKSNITRNIYGLCHITLKDFSLQVGTQESGCLLPSLPSDATFDKSSGISFLCDLNDNIAAPWPSTTQLPSSSCNKIKIPALPAATSGQSGMRLTTDHNRSVHICIILYLVLFYFFLFDC
- the LOC113319438 gene encoding uncharacterized GPI-anchored protein At1g61900-like isoform X1, whose protein sequence is MRERLPLNRNNALLKLFLLSLWLYTSNCTLVEYPQDSNSTQKKGDDFLPVEPPSEEPQPFLPFLAPSPLAPFTNQSVPHLSGHCTLNFSVAESMLSMTAIDCWDFFAPFLANVICCPQLDATLAVLVGQSSKDTKMLALNVTHAKHCLSDVDRILVGQGASRDLRKVCSVRPSNLTEASCPVKTVSDFENTVDSSELLLACEKLDPVNECCTQTCENAISEAARSIALKGYGLSDVSHVVPENSSRIDDCKIIVRRWLTSKLDPSAAKKVLRGLSNCNVNKACPLVFPNTKGVAKHCGDEISNQTACCNAMESYVTHLQKQSFITNLQALDCAALLGVKLHKSNITRNIYGLCHITLKDFSLQVGTQESGCLLPSLPSDATFDKSSGISFLCDLNDNIAAPWPSTTQLPSSSCNKTVKIPALPAATSGQSGMRLTTDHNRSVHICIILYLVLFYFFLFDC